TTTTTTATAATGACTAGTTGGTACATTGCTTTATCTCATGGTAAGTTGATTCCTTTGGCATGGCATTCTTCCATGCTATCTTCTCTTTTGTCATAAAATGTGCCTTAACTTCCGTCTGTACATGCTCTTTAATCTTAGCATTTGGACTATAATGATCTGCAATCCTGATAACAGGTATGTCTTTGAGGAGAAAGAAATCAAAGTTGTTTCAAAGGACAAGAAAGCTAAGAGCTCTGAAAGCAAAAAACAAACTGAGAAGCAAGTGACTTGTCGACTTCAGGTACTCGAACCACTCTCCGTACTGGATCTCAAAAGGATCAAACACTCACAATCCTTCTAGGTTGTATGCTTAGAGGGCACTCGTTATTTTCCAAAATATGTTTACAACTTCAGTATCTTGCCTGTTACTCCTACATGTTAGCAATGCTACCTTTAGAGCTGCTGATGGAAATCACTTTACACTAATGCTCTGTATGGTACCTCATTAGCTATTAGCAGTAATCCTAAACTGTTCTTAATGACATAGGAATGTGGTCCTCGCTTCACTCTCAAGCTGATCACCTTGCAACACGGGACATTCGACACGAAAAGCGGGGAGTATGAGTGGGTTCACAAGGTACTTTACTGTTATTATTCATCACCACTCCCTGTCCACACTACATGATGAATTAAACTGAAATGACACAAAATCTTGTACAAATTACAGCCGGACATGGACACAAGCAGGAGAAGGTTTTTCTTGTAATGGAGCATGGAATCGTTGTGCTGCAGCAGGCAAAAACTGTACTTGTGTTCCCTGAGAATTACTGTAGAGTATCCTTTGCACTTACGAGTTGATCGGTGTAGCAAACTTGAATATTTCAAGCAATTTCGTGTACTCATGAAATGACTTACTGAGTTGTgagttatactccctccattttgTTTTAGTAGGTCATATTAGTTTTGTCATCCTAAGTCAATTTTTTGTACGTTTTACGTACTAAACACATAACACACTacgaaaatatatttcatggCGAATCTGGATCTATCGATTTTCCGGAGAAATCCTATTTACAACTCAACAACTAAGTTGCAATGAAGTCTAAAGTTGATAAATAGAAAGTTCTTACTGTGTAGGAGTGTCCAATTCGGTGCCCAATTGCGCATTTCTATTCCCAATGGTGTAGTACACGATTTCTAAAATGTGTAACCGGCAAATGTAAGGTAAATTTTTGGAGAACACTTGGATAAATTTGGTCTGAATTGAGGTCCACAGTCCCGACATGTGATTCGATGCAAAGATATCATCAGATACAATCTCTTGAACAAGGTCGTTATCATCCAACCGCTGCAGGAAAGATCTCACATCACGGTTGTGGACGTTCCGTTTCTTGGCCATCATGTCTCAATGCAACCAAAGAACTTATCATTGACAGGCCCCATATTATCGCTGATCGGCAGAGGCTGCAGTAGCGGCGCCATGACAACGCAGCAGGACCAAATCGTCGGGTCTACATCTACATGATGACGAATTTGCTGCTACTGAATCATGACTAATTGCGTGTTGCTGCTACCAAGTGTTATTATCTCGCTGCTGTACCACATCGTTGCCGAGCTTGCAGATAAGTTACCGCCAGCAGATTATACTCTAATGTGACATTTCTGAGtaactatatatttttaatcCGGCTGTGTTGGAGTACCACGGAAGTGTCTATTTTCAATCTAAGCCTTGCAGAGCAATTTCTCGACAAAGTGAACCTTGACTTTCTTTATCCAAAGGAAATCGAGCAATCCCTTACTTGAAGTAATTATTCATTCCTGGGACGAATTCAAAGCAGCAAGAATATATTCTGCTAAGCACAGCCGGATCAAACAGCAAAAACATTCAAGAAGTTACCACGATATGCTCTATCGATCCATGGCAACTCTCTGAGATATTTTTCTCGGCAAGGCGAGTAGTTCTCGTGAGACGAGACGAGAGGTTGCAGGCTGGCAAATCAGATTGGGGGGGTCCAGAGCCATAGGGGTTGCTGGGGGTACGTCCGTGCAGGCCGGGGCGTACGATATATGGTGTGCAGCACCACAACTTGGAAGGAAGAAAGGCTCAGTCCTGCTCGAGTGATGAGAGTGAGTGAGTACTGACTGAGTTTATTGCCACCTGCTCTCCTGTTCCTCCTGCCTGTGTTTGGTTGGTCACGGGCGGGCAATCGATCCATCTTTCAAGCAGCTGCACATGGCCTGCGCCCCTCCTGGTCCTGCACCATGCCATGTTGTTTATCTGATTCAATCCTTGGTCTTCTCAGCTGCTCTCCGGCCGGCCTCTCCTTGGCTAGCCAGTGACACGCTTGCACACGGACGGCCGTTTTTGCTGCATGATCGATCGACCCCCTCACTGCATGCCCATGCCTGCCGCTCATGCATGTTCTGCATGCCCATTCACGTACACTACatgtacacatgcatgcgtACCAAACTCCGTACGTGCATTCATGCATGCCTGCTAGTACGTACGTGCACGTACAACTGGTTATGGAATACGCACGTATAGTAATGGAGGGTAGCTAGCAGTAGCAGCTAGCTGGCTGCAGGGTACGTTCTGGGTCTAGGGTGTCGCGTGCATGTTACATGTTAgctttgtttcataattcttgtctcaaatttgataaaaattgttaaaaatagatgtatctgtTTCTAAACGGAGCCCGTACGTACGGTGGTGGgcgcgctagctagctaaacGTGGCAAGCTGCAGCCATCATCGCCAGTCGTCACATGAAAGAGCTACTCGTATATTCAATCGATCATTCCGGCCACCGTGAACTACATTCTCTCTGATGGTCTCATGCGCCCATGGTATCGAATGATGGGCCCCGATAGAGTATTATCGATGATGGAGATCGAGCTAGCGCCGGCCCGTGACCGGCCGGCCGTGCATGTGGATGTGGTGGCCACGCGCCGCTGCCCATCTGTCTGTCTGgattctctctcaaaaaaaaaaactgtctcTCTCGAAATATATGCGTCCCCAGCGAGCAGAGCTCCATCATCATCGTGGTGGTGCCCCAACGATGCATGTTGCATTCTTGCACCGAGCCCCTGTACTGTACATGTGTGTGCATACAGACAGTTGAATCTTGAATTGGCTGCTGCATGGCCGGCCGGGGCCGGGCAGTATAAAGACCGGCGGTAAACAAAGTGCACATGCCGATGCCGTGCGTCGACGACACAGATGTGTCAGTTTCACATGGGGATGGGGACGGACAAATGGCCGGACCGGCCGGTCCATGCATCCATGTGGTCGATCGCCAGAGCTAGATAGCGCAGGGAAAAGAGTCATTATGGTTTCACTCGATCGGTGTACGTACACGTACAACGTACGGGTTTGCTAGCCAAGTTGCATCCAACGACGGACGTACGGTTCTAATTGACGGAAAATACTCTACACGTAGtctctccgattcataataattGTCGGTACTTTAAGTACAAAGTCATATTTTAGAACCCTATGAGTATgactaatactccctccaattctaatttgaaaatattacatgtatctgaacgttttttaagaatagatacatcaatatctggataaatttgagtcaaaaaatttagaatcagatgAAGTAGTTATTTCTTCACGTCATTGAGCCTCTGGCTCATTTTAATCAAAATTCTAGTAAGGGGTCTTTCTCCCGActtcgttcaaaaaaaaacaaaaaattacgTCATCGATTTTCTCGATGATGGCGTCATCGATTCCGATGTTCTCTTTCCGTAGGTGTCGTGAGAGCGAGTAGGTCGTGAGAGTGAATTCGTCTTAGCTGTAGATactttttgtttcattttttctagTGCTGACCAGTACACTTTGTCATTCCTGATTTCTGAAGCACACACGTAGTAATAGCCACCATTATTCTCAAATCAAGGCAAACAATAAACTCTCCGCCACATTTCGATCTCCTGCAGCTAGATGAGCTAGCTTATCTTAGCCGGCCAGGCCAATAGTAGTACATCTTAACTCTGCTTATGtgcacagaaaaaaaaaatgaaatgacGGTTCACCTCAGCCTAATTGAGCTCTCCTCCAAATCCAAAGCAGAGAAGGCTACAAGGCCAGAGGACTCCAACACGTCACAAACAACGTGCACGCAATCAATCAAACAGATAACAACACGGGCCAGCCAAAATTACTCACTAGCTCCGGCAGCAGAGGCTTCCATCTCTAAAAATCatccgtcttcttcctcgaatCGAAGAGAATCAATGGTGGTGCGGACGGTGGAGGTTCAATCCTCCCAAGGGCGCGCGCCGGGGAATTAATTAATGAGTCCCGGCGCCGGCACCTCCGTCGGTATTTACACGCGCGCTTACGAGCTCCGAGACCGGCAATGGCGCTGGCTAGCTTAttaggcggaggcggaggaggcgcagAGGGAGCGGAAGGCTTGCTCGtcgcaggggaggaggaggaggtcgcccCCGTGGCGGAACCCGAACTCCTcctcggcgcggcggagcagggagCGGAACGCCGGCCGGTCCAGCGCCGCGATCGGCACCacgaaccgccgccgccgctcccccaCATACACCGCGAAGTGGCCCCGCGGCACGTCcctcggcgccgcctcctcttcctcctccgtctcctcccatctgtcttcctcctcctccgaccccCAGATCtgttgctggtgctgccgCCGGCCCAGGCTCGAGCACCGCTTCAGGATCTGCTTCAGCCCCGCCGATGACCCCTTCTTGATCGCCATTGATTTTCGAATTTGGTTCGTAGATCGATCTCGCTGAGCGGGCCGGTGCCGAGTCCCCGGAGTTGATTGGTGGCTGCTGGTGGATTGGactggaggacgccgaggatgAGGACTTGAAGCCCAGAGGAGGTATATATATAGCCAGGAGGCCGGATGCGAGCGAGAGGGAAGGGAGGTCGCTACAGCCATGGTTGGTGCcgtggaggtggagggggTGCTTGGTGGAGGTGGAGACGTACGAGCCGTGGGCCAGAGACGCCCGTGGGCTTGCCGGACGCGGGCCTGCCTGGCCTACTAGTAGTGGCCTGCTGGGCCCGCTCCACCTGTCGCCGTGTTTCACCCTACGTACGTAAAACTAGCCTGCCGtgctgctaaaaaaaaaaaaactagcttGCCGTGCTAGTCTagtccagactccagagagCAGTCTAGTGCTGAGTCTAATAATGATGGCTCggatctgctgctgctgagtaCGGACTACGGACTACCCCGTATTGCATCATGACTATACTGTTCGCTCAGCGACTCTTTTGTGTGGTTGAGAGTGGAGAGACTAGAGTTTATTGTCCGACCGATTTTTACTTTTATCTGTTTTTATCACTCTGTCTTTGTAAATTTTGCGACATATTTCTCCTCTGACGCCCTCAGAAGCCGTCAGAAGTTTTCGAACGTAGGGTAAAAATTGAAACTcacacttctttttttagtaTAATATAAGTAGTCCAACTTCATGATTCCTAGAGGTATTTCTGAAACAAACAAGCTTGTTCGAGAAAGAATCTGTCTATATATTCGTGATACGGGAGTACTTCTGAattaaaacagcgacaagtatttagaatcggagggagtggCTTTTAAGGTAAAGGGTTTGAGCCTTTGACTGATGCAAGTCAACGAGGATAGACCATACTAAGATGCGAGTAGTGGGAAAGAAAGACA
This is a stretch of genomic DNA from Brachypodium distachyon strain Bd21 chromosome 1, Brachypodium_distachyon_v3.0, whole genome shotgun sequence. It encodes these proteins:
- the LOC100828255 gene encoding auxin-responsive protein SAUR50 gives rise to the protein MAVATSLPSRSHPASWLYIYLLWASSPHPRRPPVQSTSSHQSTPGTRHRPAQRDRSTNQIRKSMAIKKGSSAGLKQILKRCSSLGRRQHQQQIWGSEEEEDRWEETEEEEEAAPRDVPRGHFAVYVGERRRRFVVPIAALDRPAFRSLLRRAEEEFGFRHGGDLLLLPCDEQAFRSLCASSASA